The following coding sequences lie in one Mycobacterium sp. Z3061 genomic window:
- a CDS encoding LLM class F420-dependent oxidoreductase, with the protein MTASADSKPDLGRFGSFGRGVTPQQAKEIEALGYGAVWVGGSPPAELDWVEPILDATTTLQVATGIVNIWTAPAKPVAESFHRIDRAYPGRFLLGIGVGHREVVTEYRKPIDALTEYLDQLDEYGVPASRRVVAALGPRVLKLSAERGAGAHPYLTTPEHTAHARELIGPSAFLAPEHKVVLTTDAEQARAVGRKALGMYLNLANYLNSWKRLGFSDDDLAKPGSDRLVDSVVAYGTTDAIAARLREHLDAGADHVPVQVLARSENLVPALAELAGALGL; encoded by the coding sequence ATGACCGCTTCTGCTGACAGCAAGCCCGATCTCGGCCGGTTCGGATCGTTCGGACGCGGCGTCACGCCCCAACAAGCCAAAGAAATCGAGGCCCTCGGCTACGGGGCCGTATGGGTGGGCGGTTCCCCGCCCGCCGAACTGGACTGGGTGGAACCGATCCTGGACGCGACCACGACGCTGCAGGTCGCCACGGGCATCGTCAATATCTGGACCGCACCGGCCAAGCCGGTCGCCGAATCGTTCCACCGGATCGACAGGGCCTACCCGGGACGTTTCCTGCTCGGTATCGGCGTCGGCCATCGCGAGGTGGTCACCGAGTACCGCAAGCCGATAGACGCCCTCACCGAGTATCTCGACCAGCTGGACGAGTACGGCGTGCCCGCCAGCCGCCGGGTGGTAGCCGCGTTGGGCCCGCGGGTCCTCAAGCTGTCGGCGGAGCGCGGTGCCGGCGCGCACCCGTACCTGACGACGCCCGAGCACACCGCCCACGCGCGGGAACTCATCGGGCCATCGGCGTTCCTGGCACCTGAGCACAAGGTGGTGCTCACTACCGACGCGGAGCAGGCTCGCGCCGTAGGCCGAAAAGCCCTTGGCATGTACCTCAACCTGGCCAACTACCTGAACAGCTGGAAGCGGCTGGGCTTCAGCGACGACGACCTGGCCAAACCCGGCAGCGATCGTCTGGTGGACTCCGTGGTCGCCTACGGCACCACCGATGCGATCGCAGCCCGGTTGCGCGAGCACCTCGACGCCGGCGCCGACCACGTGCCGGTG
- the infA gene encoding translation initiation factor IF-1 produces the protein MAKKDGAIEVEGRVVEPLPNAMFRIELENGHKVLAHISGKMRQHYIRILPEDRVVVELSPYDLSRGRIVYRYK, from the coding sequence ATGGCCAAGAAGGACGGTGCCATCGAGGTCGAGGGTCGCGTGGTCGAACCCCTGCCCAATGCCATGTTTCGCATTGAGCTGGAAAACGGCCACAAGGTGCTCGCCCACATCAGCGGCAAGATGCGGCAGCACTACATCCGCATCCTGCCCGAGGACCGGGTGGTGGTGGAGTTGTCTCCCTACGACCTTTCCCGGGGCCGCATTGTGTACCGGTACAAGTAG
- the rpmJ gene encoding 50S ribosomal protein L36, with protein sequence MKVNPSVKPICDKCRVIRRHGRVMVICQDPRHKQRQG encoded by the coding sequence GTGAAGGTGAACCCGAGCGTCAAGCCGATCTGTGACAAGTGCAGGGTGATCCGTCGGCATGGACGGGTCATGGTGATCTGCCAAGATCCCCGTCACAAGCAGCGGCAAGGCTGA
- the rpsM gene encoding 30S ribosomal protein S13 codes for MARLVGVDLPRDKRMEIALTYIFGIGRTRSIEILAATGIDKDLRTKDLTDDQLTHLRDYIEANLKVEGDLRREVQADIRRKIEIGCYQGLRHRRGLPVRGQRTKTNARTRKGPKRTIAGKKKAR; via the coding sequence ATGGCTCGACTAGTAGGCGTCGATCTGCCGCGCGACAAGCGCATGGAGATCGCGCTGACGTACATCTTCGGCATCGGCCGCACCCGTTCGATCGAGATTCTCGCGGCCACCGGCATCGACAAGGACCTGCGGACCAAGGACCTGACAGATGACCAGCTGACCCATCTGCGCGACTACATCGAAGCGAACCTGAAGGTCGAGGGTGACCTGCGCCGTGAGGTGCAAGCCGACATTCGTCGCAAGATCGAGATCGGCTGCTACCAGGGCCTGCGACACCGTCGTGGGCTGCCCGTGCGCGGCCAGCGGACCAAGACCAATGCGCGGACCCGTAAAGGCCCCAAGCGCACCATCGCAGGCAAGAAGAAGGCCAGGTAA
- the rpsK gene encoding 30S ribosomal protein S11, protein MPPKKGTASGPKKGQKTRRREKKNIPHGAAHIKSTFNNTIVTITDPQGNVIAWASSGHVGFKGSRKSTPFAAQLAAENAARKAQEHGVKKVDVFVKGPGSGRETAIRSLQAAGLEVGAISDVTPQPHNGCRPPKRRRV, encoded by the coding sequence ATGCCACCGAAGAAGGGAACCGCTTCGGGTCCCAAGAAGGGCCAGAAGACCCGCCGCAGGGAAAAGAAGAACATCCCGCACGGCGCCGCTCACATCAAGAGCACGTTCAACAACACGATCGTGACGATCACCGACCCTCAGGGCAACGTGATCGCCTGGGCCTCGTCGGGTCACGTCGGGTTCAAGGGATCCCGGAAGTCGACGCCGTTCGCGGCTCAGCTGGCCGCCGAGAACGCCGCGCGCAAGGCGCAGGAGCACGGTGTCAAGAAGGTCGATGTGTTCGTCAAGGGCCCGGGTTCGGGCCGCGAGACCGCGATCCGTTCGCTGCAGGCCGCGGGCCTGGAGGTCGGCGCGATCTCCGACGTCACTCCCCAGCCGCACAACGGCTGCCGCCCGCCCAAGCGTCGGCGCGTCTAG
- the rpsD gene encoding 30S ribosomal protein S4: MARYTGPVTRKSRRLGTDLVGGDQSYEKRPYPPGQHGRARVKESEYRQQLQEKQKARFTYGVMEKQFRRYYEEAVRHSGKTGEELLRILESRLDNVVYRAGLARTRRMARQLVSHGHFSVNGVHVNVPSYRVSQYDIIDVRDGSLNTVPFQIARETAGDRPIPSWLQVVGERQRILIHQLPERTQIDVPLTEQLIVEFYSK, encoded by the coding sequence ATGGCTCGTTACACCGGACCCGTCACTCGCAAGTCACGCCGGCTGGGCACCGACCTCGTCGGTGGCGACCAGTCCTACGAGAAGCGGCCCTACCCGCCCGGCCAGCACGGCCGCGCCCGGGTGAAGGAAAGCGAATACCGCCAGCAGCTGCAGGAGAAGCAGAAGGCTCGCTTCACCTACGGCGTGATGGAGAAGCAGTTCCGCCGCTACTACGAAGAGGCCGTTCGCCACTCGGGCAAGACCGGTGAGGAACTGCTGCGCATCCTGGAAAGCCGGCTGGACAACGTTGTGTACCGCGCCGGCCTGGCGCGTACCCGACGGATGGCCCGCCAGCTCGTCAGCCACGGTCACTTCTCGGTCAACGGCGTGCACGTCAACGTGCCCAGCTACCGGGTGTCGCAGTACGACATCATCGACGTCCGGGACGGTTCGCTGAACACGGTGCCGTTCCAGATTGCGCGGGAGACCGCGGGCGACCGCCCGATCCCGAGCTGGCTGCAGGTGGTGGGGGAGCGGCAGCGCATCCTGATCCACCAGCTGCCTGAGCGCACCCAGATCGACGTCCCGCTCACCGAGCAGCTGATCGTCGAGTTCTACTCGAAGTAA
- a CDS encoding DNA-directed RNA polymerase subunit alpha yields the protein MLISQRPTLSEDILTDSRSQFVIEPLEPGFGYTLGNSLRRTLLSSIPGAAVTSIRIDGVLHEFTTVPGVKEDVTDIILNLKSLVVSSEEDEPVTMYLRKQGPGEVTAGDIVPPAGVTVHNPSMHIATLNDKGKLEVELVVERGRGYVPAVQNRASGAEIGRIPVDSIYSPVLKVTYKVDATRVEQRTDFDKLILDVETKSSITPRDALASAGKTLVELFGLARELNVEAEGIEIGPSPAEADHIASFALPIDDLDLTVRSYNCLKREGVHTVGELVSRTESDLLDIRNFGQKSIDEVKVKLHQLGLSLKDSPPSFDPSEVAGYDVATGTWSTEGAYDDQDYAETEQL from the coding sequence ATGCTGATCTCTCAGCGGCCCACCCTGTCCGAGGACATCCTCACCGACAGCCGGTCCCAGTTCGTCATCGAACCGCTGGAGCCGGGATTCGGTTACACCCTTGGCAATTCGCTGCGGCGTACGTTGCTGTCGTCGATCCCCGGCGCGGCCGTCACCAGCATTCGCATCGACGGCGTCCTGCACGAGTTCACCACCGTGCCCGGCGTCAAGGAGGATGTCACCGACATCATCCTGAACCTCAAGAGCCTGGTGGTGTCCTCCGAGGAGGACGAGCCGGTCACCATGTACCTGCGTAAGCAGGGCCCGGGAGAGGTCACCGCGGGCGACATCGTGCCGCCGGCCGGTGTCACCGTGCACAACCCGTCAATGCACATCGCGACCCTGAACGACAAGGGCAAGCTCGAGGTCGAGCTCGTCGTCGAGCGCGGCCGCGGCTACGTGCCGGCGGTGCAGAACCGGGCCTCGGGTGCCGAAATCGGCCGTATTCCAGTCGATTCCATCTACTCGCCGGTTCTCAAGGTGACCTACAAGGTGGACGCGACCCGTGTCGAGCAGCGCACCGACTTCGACAAGCTGATCCTGGACGTCGAGACCAAGAGTTCGATCACCCCGCGCGACGCGCTGGCCTCGGCCGGTAAGACGCTGGTCGAATTGTTCGGTCTGGCACGCGAACTCAACGTCGAGGCCGAGGGCATCGAGATCGGGCCGTCGCCGGCCGAGGCGGACCACATCGCCTCGTTCGCGCTGCCGATCGACGACCTGGACCTGACCGTGCGGTCCTACAACTGCCTCAAGCGGGAAGGCGTGCACACCGTCGGCGAACTGGTCTCCCGCACCGAGTCGGACCTGCTGGACATCCGCAACTTCGGGCAGAAGTCCATCGACGAGGTGAAGGTCAAGCTGCACCAGCTCGGTCTGTCGCTCAAGGACAGCCCGCCCAGCTTCGACCCGTCCGAGGTCGCCGGCTACGACGTCGCCACCGGCACCTGGTCCACCGAGGGTGCCTACGACGACCAGGACTACGCCGAAACCGAGCAGCTTTAA
- the rplQ gene encoding 50S ribosomal protein L17, which translates to MPKPTKGPRLGGSSSHQKAILANLATSLFEHGRIKTTEPKARALRPYAEKLITHAKKGTLHNRREVLKKIRDKDVVHTLFAEIGPFFADRDGGYTRIIKVENRKGDNAPMAVIELVREKTVTSEADRARRVQSSKKAAPVAAAAAPQAAVEPEAAEGPTAEEATEATETEAVETEAVETEAVEADETSENSEN; encoded by the coding sequence ATGCCCAAGCCCACCAAGGGTCCTCGTCTCGGCGGGTCGTCCTCGCACCAGAAGGCGATTCTGGCCAACCTGGCCACGTCGCTGTTCGAGCACGGCCGGATCAAGACCACCGAGCCCAAGGCGCGGGCGTTGCGGCCCTACGCGGAGAAGCTGATCACCCACGCCAAGAAGGGCACGCTGCACAACCGGCGTGAGGTGCTCAAGAAGATCCGTGACAAGGACGTCGTGCACACCCTGTTCGCGGAGATCGGACCGTTCTTCGCCGACCGCGACGGCGGTTACACCCGCATCATCAAGGTCGAGAACCGCAAGGGCGACAACGCTCCGATGGCCGTGATCGAGCTGGTTCGTGAGAAGACGGTGACGTCGGAGGCCGACCGGGCGCGGCGGGTGCAGTCCTCGAAGAAGGCCGCGCCGGTCGCGGCGGCGGCGGCGCCTCAGGCGGCGGTCGAGCCGGAGGCGGCCGAGGGCCCGACGGCCGAGGAGGCCACCGAGGCCACCGAGACCGAGGCCGTCGAGACCGAGGCCGTCGAGACCGAGGCTGTCGAGGCCGACGAGACGTCGGAGAACTCCGAGAATTAG